Genomic DNA from Oncorhynchus mykiss isolate Arlee chromosome 2, USDA_OmykA_1.1, whole genome shotgun sequence:
AAATGTCTTTCAATTCTTAAAACTATGAAATCTTATTCAATCTCTTCAACAGAGTCTGGATGAACGTAAAATATCAAGCTTTGAACAAATACAGAAAGAAGTTGGTTGCCATGTTATATATATCAAGGGTTGATTGAATTTCTACCTGATAGCTCAGAACTTATTAGGAAACAATGGGAAACAGAGCTCAAAGAATAAATTAGTGAGAACTGTTAGTAACATATATGTACAAATGTTCACATTTTCTTCTACAACCTTAGACATAAGTTATTGCAATTCAAGATAATTTTCTACACTACTGCCAAAATTAATGTAATGCAGCCAGAGAAGCAGTATCTCTTCTAGAATAACATGAGTACCGGCacacagtgcttgacttggattagaataggtgccggtactcattttgggtgccagTACTATCTATTGTTATGTGCAGGAGCTTCACAATACTTTTGAATgtatattctataagaggaacaggaactcaagcagtagaacatttaaGGTGCTGGTAAtcagctccggtgagctcctgtccaagtcaagcactgccgGCACCTCTTATCGAATAATATGAGTACcttcacctcttatagaataaTATGAGTACcttcacctcttatagaataaTATGAGTACcttcacctcttatagaatagTAAGAGTACCATCACTTCTTATAGAATAATATGAGTACcttcacctcttatagaataaTATGAGTACcttcacctcttatagaataaTATGAGTACCGGCACCTCTTATAGAATAATATGAATACTGGCACCTCTTATAGAATAATATGAGTACcttcacctcttatagaataaTATGAGTACCTTTCCCTCTTATAGAATAATATGAATACTGGCACCTCTTATATAATAATATGACTACCTTCCCCTCTTATAGAATAATATGAGTACcttcacctcttatagaataaTATGAATACcttcacctcttatagaataaTATGAGTACCGGCACCTCTTATAGAATAATATGAGTACCTTCCCCTCTTATAGAATAATATGAATACcttcacctcttatagaatagTAAGAGTACcttcacctcttatagaatagTATGAGTACCTTCCCCTCTTATAGAATAATATGAGTACCTTCCCCTCTTATAGAATAGTATGAGTACCTTCCCCTCTTATAGAACAATCTTCTTCAACAGTGTGTGTGCACCTTTTTTATTCCATTTCAAGCGTTGCCTAACCACTAATGAAATCCGGGTTGTGTCCCAAGtagccccctattctctatatagtgcgctacttttcaCTAGAGCCCTATGAACCCTAGGAAAAGTAGGTCCCTACTGTTCCTTAGAGCCCTATGAACCCtgggaaaagtagtgcactataaagggaataaggtaccattttGGCCGCATTTTCAATTAATATCTACAGATTATACAACCATAAAAAAAGAGCACTGAACTCTGCGACCTTGGAGAAGTCCTTCAGGAAAAGATACAAAGTGACCCAAAGAAATAAATCAATTAGTAAAATATTTAGCATTAGAGAGATGCTGAATGTCCGCTGGTCATTTAATCAACAGTCATCAAAAGACTCAAACTGTTACATTAGAAGTTTTGTTCAAACATAATTAACAAAAATACAGTAGTAAAATCTAGTTTCTATTCAAAAATACTGATAAAAATGTACATATAAAATGTACATATAAAAATGTACATGATCCTGCAATATAATAAGAATGAACAAGAACTACAACACAAAACATAActacaacacaaaacaggaactacaacacaaaacaggaactacaacacaaaacaggaactacaacacaaaaaataactacaacacaaaacaggaactacaacacaaaacataactacaacacaaaacataactacaacacaaaacaggaactacaacacaaaacataactacaacacaaaacaggaactacaacacaaaacataacatgaactacaacacaaaacataactacaacacaaaacaggaactacaacacaaaacataactacaacacaaaacaggaactacaacacaaaacaggaaGTACAACACAAAGCATAACAGGAAGTACAACACAAAACATAACtacaacacaaaacataacaggaactacaacacaaaacataactacaacacaaaacaggaaCTAGAACACAAAACAGGAAGTACAACACAAAGCATAACAGGAAGTACAACACAAAACATAACtacaacacaaaacataacaggaactacaacacaaaacataactacaacacaaaacataacaggaactacaacacaaaacataactacaacacaaaacataactacaacacaaaacataacagGAACTACAACACAAAAAAGGAAGtacaacacaaaacataacagGAATTAAACAAAACATAACAGGAAGTACAACACAAAAAAGGAAGtacaacacaaaacataacagGAATTAAACAAAACATAACAGGAActacaacacaaaacaggaactacaacacaaaacaggaaCTACAACACAAAGCATAActacaacacaaaacaggaactacaacacaaaacatacctacaacacaaaacataactacaacacaaaacaggaactacaacacaaaacaggaactacaacacaaaacaggaactacaacacaaaacataactacaacacaaaacaggaactacaacacaaaacataactacaacacaaaacaggaactacaacacaaaacaggaactacaacacaaaacataactacaacacaaaacaggaactacaacacaaaacaggaactacaacacaaaacataactacaacacaaaacaggaactacaacacaaaacataactacaacacaaaacataacaggaactacaacacaaaacaggaagtacaacacaaaacataacagaaactacaacacaaaacataactacaacacaaaacataacaggaactacaacacaaaacaggaagtacaacacaaaacataacagaaactacaacacaaaacataacaggaactacaacacaaaacataacaggaactacaacacaaaacataacaggaactacaacacaaaacataacaggaactacaacacaaaacataacaggaactacaacacaaaacataacaggaagtacaacacaaaacataacaggaactaaacaaaacataacataacatttgCATCCCCTTTGTTGGCTTTGATCTGTAGAGGACTTTCCCCTCCAATATGGTTCTGTGGTTCTATGATTCCATGGTTCCGTCGTTCTATGGTTCTAGTACACTGGGGTGGCATTGCGGATCGCACAGCAGAGAACCATGGTGAATATCATCTCAAAGATCtacagaggaagaagaagaggaaggtcTTTATCAAGACTTCAACATCTGTCCTCACACAGTCAGGACAGCAGAGGTCAGGAGAACCTTTCTGTCTGTGCAGATAGTAACTGTCACAGGGCTCCAGAGTTGTGTTTACTGTAGCGCAGTGGATTATAGAATATAACTGAAAAATAATCCAGGAGCGTCTCCATGGTAACACCGCTCACCATGATGACAGCGACCACCAGGGCAGCTAGACCAATCAGGCAGAGCTTCTCGGAGAAGAGGTCCTTCAGCTTCAGATGACAGCTCTAGTGGGAGGGGAACACAGGGAGGGGATAAGGACCAACACGTAAACACTTGTTTTTTCCTCCTGTCATATTTATGTGCTGTGTAAAGCATTCATTTAAACAGAACATAGAGATTTACAGGAAAAAGGATTATGATCCCCCTTCCAGGAGAGAAtgctgttttttgggggggggtcgcCAAATTTTATGCAAATCCAAATATTCTGAAAACATCCATTTGAACTACCTCACCAAATATCAAAACATTGGAAAGGgaaggtaaagggggatacctcgtCAGTTGCACAAATGAATACGTATCCGTAATTGaacccaaaccctctgaatcaTTGGACATTGACCTGGGCAACAACGCGATGCGTGAACTGTACCTGGGGTTTCAACAAGGCATCGTCCTGGGTCTTCTTGGGACACAGAGCTCCGGCTACTTGTTTGAATAAGGGGGAGTCGTCTCCTTTACCGCAGCAGTCCAGCTGAGGACACACGTAGAGACAACCGGTCAGCCATCgatcgattgattgattgatttgattgatttttctctcccccagccctccctcaGTTCTACAGAACCGTCACAGTACAACGATCGCATTGAGGAGAATACATGtttttttacaaattacctcaactagcctgtacccccagcacactgacttggtaccgatgccccctgtatatatcctccacattgactctgtaccggtaccccctgtatatagcctctacattgactctgtactggtaccccctgtatatagcctccacattgactctgtaccggtaccccctgtatatagcctccacattgactctgtaccggtgccccctgtatatagcctccacattgactctgtaccggtaccccctgtatatagcctccacattgactctgtaccggtacaccctgtatatagcctccacattgactctgtaccggtaccccctgtatatagtctccacattgactctgtaccgtaacaccctgtatatagcctccagattgactctgtaccgtaacaccctgtatatagcctccacattgactctgtaccggtaccccctttatatagcctctacactgactctgtaccagtaccccctgtatatagcctccacattgactctgtaccggtaccccctgtatatagtctccacattgactctgtaccgtaacaccctgtatatagcctccagattgactctgtaccgtaacaccctgtatatagcctccacattgactctgtaccggtaccccctttatatagcctctacactgactctgtaccagtaccccctgtatatagcctccacattgactctgtaccggtaccccctgtatatagcctccacattgactctgtaccggtacaccctgtatatagcctccacattgactctgtaccggtaccccctgtatatagtctccacattgactctgtaccgtaacaccctgtatatagcctccacattgactctgtaccggtaccccctttatatagcctctacactgactttgtaccagtaccccctgtatatagcctccacattgactctgtaccgtaacaccctgtatatagcctccacattgactctgtaccgtaacaccctgtatatagcctccacattgactctgtaccgtaacaccctgtaaatagcctccacattgactttgtaccagtatcccctgtatatagcctccacattgactctgtactggtaccccctgtatatagcctccacattgactctgtaccagtatcccctgtatatagcctccacattgactctgtactggtaccccctgtatatagcctccacattgactctgtaccagtaccccctgtatatagcctccacattgactctgtaccagtatcccctgtatatagcctccacattgactctgtactggtaccccctgtatatagcctccacattgactctgtaccagtaccccctgtatatagcctccacactgactctgtaccggtaccccctgtatatagcctccacattgactctgtaccagtatcccctgtatatagcctccacattgactctgtaccggtaccccctgtatatagcctccacattgactcggtactggtaccccttgtatatagcctccacattgactctgtaccagtatcccctgtatatagcctccacattgactctgtactggtaccccctgtatatagcctccacattgactctgtaccagtaccccctgtatatagcctccacattgactctgtaccagtaccccctgtatatagcctccacattgactctgtaccgtaataccctgtatatagcctccacattgactctgtaccagtaccccctgtatatagcctccacattgactctgtaccagtaccccctgtatatagcctccacattgactctgtaccgtaataccctgtatatagcctccacattgactctgtaccgtaataccctgtatatagcctccacattgactctgtaccggtaccccctgtatatagcctccacattgactctgtaccgtaataccctgtatatagcctccacattgactctgtaccgtaataccctgtatatagcctccacattgactctgtaccgtaataccctgtatatagcctccacattgttatttactgcagctctttaattatttgttacttttatttcttgtttttttttttaggtgtttttcttaaaactgcattgttggttaagggcttgtaagtaagcatttcactgtaaggtctacagctgttgtattcggcgcatgtgaccaatacaatttgatttgacttgattttatattttttaattaacaaatagtttttttttttttaactaatcaCATCAGATCCTTTCAGATGAGCTCTTCTTTTtccagagctgatctgattggtcaaaagacccaatgaataaataaaagatcagaattgggctgcctgtgtaaaaaaaaaaaacgcagtCATTTGTGATCTTCAGGATCTACGGGAATAGCTCGTGTTTTATAATCACATTACTACATTATCGCTACAACTCTGTTAACCACTTTAACAGATTGAGATGATGATGAAATCagccagaggtcagaggtcagagacctaCCGTCTCGTGGAACACTTCTAGGACTTTGATAGCAGCTGTTTTGCTGGAAGAGTCTACAACGTCCACTGACTTGATGTACGCCGCGTCATAGAAGTTTATCATCTCCTTGGAGATCTGGAACAAACGGAGATAGCAGAGTTTGGTagagtccatgtgtgtgtttgtgtgtgtgtgtgtgtgtgtgcgtgtgtgtcttacTGTGTCACGGTTACTAAATCCCCAGATCCCAGCAGCCACCTCACAGGCGAAGAGGCACACCAACAGGAAGAAGAACTGAAAGAGAAAGACAAAAGAGAGATTAATTTGTCAAGCTTTTTTAAAATGGGGTAATCTCAGGGCTTTACTTTACTGAAGGCCAAAACTTGATCTTCCACAAAAATGATtggtcccagagagagagagagagagtacaggctcagtgagcacaaccttgccattgagaagggtagacacaggaaaacctggctccctgtagagggaaaggctgtgcaaccactgcacaacctgagacagagctgcatttccatCGCTGCATTTCATtctcatttgatttattttttatattgcaaatatccaaaataagctttggcaatatgtacattgttacgtcatccCAATAaagtgaattgaattgaattgagagggagagctgtgttactgagagagagagagagagagagagagagagagagagagctggagggctgtgttactgagggagagagagagagagagagagagagagagagagagctgtagggctgtgctactgagagagagagagagagctatagggctgtgctactgagagagagagaggtgtagggctGTGCTACTGAGACAGAGAGCTGTAGGGCTGTGCTACTGAGATAGAGAAGCTGTAAGGCTgtgctactgagagagagagctgtagggctgtgctactgagagagagagctgtagggctgtgctactgagagagagagagctgtagggCTGTGTTACTGAGAGAGATGTAAGGGCTgtgctactgagagagagagctgcagggCTGtgctcctgagagagagagagctgaagggctgtgttactgagagagagagctgcagggCTGCTACTCTCCCATGTTTCGAGGTCTGTTAATATTGCTGTCCATCCAGGGACGCTGcactgtggctgaccctgtgcATCTCCCGTGTATGTATATCTGGATGTGTTAATTAATgcagaaaaaaacacatttattttctaACCAAtagataataaaatatatattatattcctgAGAGAGAGCGCCGTTGGCCCGAGCTACACTCCAATGTTGAGAGGCGTGCCCTGAAAGACAAGCGGTGTTGTCCTGCTGCCCTCTAGTGGTCACTCACTCACCGTTCCAAGGAGGCACTGAGATTCCTGGATGGCACCATAGCAACCAAGGAACCCTACAATCATCATCACAGCTCCCACAGCAATCAGGATGTACACGCCTAGACAAAAAAAAGACACAACTCCATTGGTCCCACAGtgaattttttttctcactaTTTACATTCATCTACTTGCCCTGCCGTcattttgacattttctttttagGACATCCAGGGttacaaatacaatacaaaacaatttGACATAAACAGTTCCATTCACGAATGTTATGAAACAAATGTCAAGAAACAAATAAGGTCCTCCAAGCTAAAAcatgattaaaaaatatataatctaatCAAGTACAATGTTATTGGTcgcagacacatactgtatttagcagatattattgcggttgtagcgaaatgctagctcaaacagtttttattttttagttattttattttacctttatttaaccaggtaggctagttgagaacaagttctcatttacaacccgcgacctggccaagataaagcaaagcagttcgacacatacattgactgtatgtttgttttactccatgtgtaactctgtgttgttgtattgtgtcgaactgctttgctttatcttggccaggtcgcaattgtaaatgagaacttgttctcaactagactacctgtttaaataaaggtgaaataaataaataaataaagcaaacaacaacagagttacacgtgaaataaacaaaacatacagtcaataatacagtataaaaataagtatatatacaatgtgagcaaatgaggtgagataagggaggtaaaggcaaaaaaaggccatggtggcgaagtaaatacaatatagcaagtaaaacactggaatggtagatttgcagtggaagaatgtgcaaagtagagatagaaataatggtgtgcaaaggagcaaaataaataaatacagtaggggaagaggtagttgtttgggctaaattatagatgggctatgtacaggtgctgatatctgtgagctgctctgatagctggtgcttaaagttagtgagagagatatgagtctccagcttcaataatttttgcagttcgttccagtcattggcagcagagaactgaaaggagaggcggccaaacgaggaattggctttgggggtgaccagagagatatacctgctggagcgcgtgaaacgggtgggtgttgctatggtgaccagtgaccagtgagctgagataaggcggggctttacctagtagggtcttgtagatgacctgtagacagtgcagcagtatctaacaatacccaaaatacacacacatttaaagtAAAAGaacggaattaagaaatataatgATATTAGGATGAGCAAATGTCAGAGTATATAccttgttgttgaatcttgttatgttcatacaaatatttacacatgttaagtttgctgaaaataaacgcagttgacagtgaagaGGACgtttttgttgagtttataaACTACACAGTGccttcgcaaagtattcagactccttgactttttccacattttgttacgttacagtctaattctaaaatggattaaattatttttttccctcatcaatctacacacaataacccataatgacattacaataacccataatgacatcacaataacccataatgacatcacaataacccataatgacattacaataacccataatgacatcacaataacccataatgacgaagcaaaaactgggttagaaatgtttgctacttcataaaataaaaatctattataaccatttacataagtatacagacactttactcagaactttgttgaagctccttttggcagtgattacagccttgattatttttggcacacctttatttggggcttggcacacctgtatttggggagtttctcacattcttctctgcagatcctctgtcaagctctgtcaggttggatggggagcgttgctgcacatctatttttaggtctctccagagatgttcaggttcaagtccgggctctggctgggccactcaaggacattcagagacttgtcccgaagccactcatgcgttgtcttggctgtgtgcttagggtcgttgtcctgttggaaggtgaacctttgccccagtctgaggtcctgagcgctctggggtaggttttcatcgaggatctttctgtactttgctctgctcatctttccctcgatcctgactagtttcctagtccctgccgctggttctcccatctccacaaaggaactctagagctctgtcagagtgtccATCAGGTTCTCCCTgatcaaggctcttctcccctgattgcacAGTTTGGaggggcggccagctctaggaagagtcttggtggttccaaacttcttccatgtagcagtgatgccactgtgttcttggggaacttcaatgctgcagaaattttttggtagccttccccagatctgtgcctcgacacaatcctgtctcggagctctacggacaattccttctacctcatggcttggtttctgctttgcattgcactgtcaactgtgggaccttaataaatagacaggtgtgtgccgttccaaatcatctccaatcaattgaatttacaacaggtggactccaatcaagttgtagaaacatctcaaggatgatcaatagaaacaggatgcacctgagctcaatttagagtctcatagcaaagggtctgaatacttatgtgaatcaggtatttttatttataataaaacttcaaaactgttttcactttgtcattatggggtattatgtgtagattgctgaggattgttgttatttaatccattttagaatacggctgtaacgtaacaaaatggggaaaaagtgGAGGGGGTCTGAAAaccttccgaaggcactgtatatgtgtgatGTGATGCATAGATATTATGAACAGTATGtagatagaatatgtagtatatatatGTAGAATACAGGGATGTAATAGTATGGttgccttgactagaatacagtacttACATATAAAGTggataaaacagtatgtaaacagtattaaagggaccagtgttccattattaaagtgaccagtgttccattattaaagtgaccagtgttccattattaaagtggccagtgttccattattaaagtgaccagtgttccattattaaagggaccagtgttccattgttaaagggaccagtgttccattat
This window encodes:
- the LOC110501188 gene encoding CD81 antigen produces the protein MTVVGCNKCVKFMLFFFNFVFWLAGGVILGVALWLRHDNQTSSLLMQQFEGQQAPNTFYTSVYILIAVGAVMMIVGFLGCYGAIQESQCLLGTFFFLLVCLFACEVAAGIWGFSNRDTISKEMINFYDAAYIKSVDVVDSSSKTAAIKVLEVFHETLDCCGKGDDSPLFKQVAGALCPKKTQDDALLKPQSCHLKLKDLFSEKLCLIGLAALVVAVIMIFEMIFTMVLCCAIRNATPVY